From a single Cupriavidus taiwanensis LMG 19424 genomic region:
- a CDS encoding enoyl-CoA hydratase-related protein, whose amino-acid sequence MRQPILIERDAQVATITLNNPDKLNAMDLSMWQGLTEAIQGLSADDTLRCVVLRGAGDKAFAAGADIAEFDTMRANAAQAQQYGEITNATMRAIAECRHPTIALIQGACVGGGLEIASMCDLRICGRSSRFGVPVNRLGLVMSYGELGGLVALAGPATALEIVLEGRVFDADEALHKRLVNRVVADEAVPDEAYAAARRIAAGAPLVARWHKQFVRRLLDPTPLRPEEHAESYACFDTEDFRIGHRAFIDKTRPQFVGR is encoded by the coding sequence ATGAGACAACCCATCCTGATCGAGCGCGACGCGCAGGTCGCCACCATCACGCTGAACAATCCGGACAAGCTCAATGCCATGGACCTGTCCATGTGGCAGGGCCTGACCGAAGCCATCCAGGGCCTGTCGGCCGACGACACATTGCGCTGCGTGGTGCTGCGCGGCGCCGGGGACAAGGCCTTCGCCGCCGGCGCCGACATCGCCGAGTTCGACACCATGCGCGCCAACGCCGCGCAGGCGCAGCAGTACGGCGAGATCACCAACGCCACCATGCGCGCCATCGCCGAATGCCGGCACCCGACCATCGCGCTGATCCAGGGCGCCTGCGTCGGCGGCGGGCTGGAAATCGCGTCGATGTGCGACCTGCGCATCTGCGGCAGGTCCAGCCGCTTCGGCGTGCCGGTCAACCGGCTCGGGCTGGTGATGTCGTATGGCGAACTGGGCGGGCTGGTGGCGCTGGCGGGACCGGCGACCGCGCTGGAGATTGTCCTGGAGGGCCGCGTATTCGATGCCGACGAGGCCCTGCACAAGCGCCTGGTCAATCGCGTGGTGGCGGACGAGGCCGTGCCGGACGAAGCCTACGCGGCGGCACGGCGCATCGCCGCCGGCGCGCCGCTGGTAGCGCGCTGGCACAAGCAGTTCGTGCGCAGGCTGCTGGATCCCACGCCGCTGCGTCCGGAAGAGCATGCCGAGTCCTATGCCTGCTTCGATACCGAGGATTTTCGCATCGGCCACCGCGCCTTCATCGACAAGACCCGGCCGCAGTTCGTGGGCCGTTGA
- a CDS encoding iron-containing alcohol dehydrogenase, with translation MALIHYITQIQIDFGAIGLLAQECERIGITRPLVVTDAGVKAAGIVQRVLEQLRPGCEAVIYDGTPSNPTEAAMREAMRLYSEYRCDGIIAVGGGSPIDLAKGVAVCATHDGPLRQFAAIEGGVARITAATAPVIAIPTTAGTGSEVGRGAVLILDDGRKVGVLSPYLVPRVAICDPELTLGLPPMLTAATGMDAIAHCLETFMAPAFNPPADGIALDGLRRAWLHIERARRDPQDRAARLAMMSASMQGALAFQKGLGCVHSLSHALGGLMPTLHHGTLNAVLLPAVIRFNAGAPSMQADDKLARIALAMGLSEASAIAPAITDMNRRLGLPAGLREMGVDPALFPRVIDYALADHCHKTNPREASAEDYLALLQASL, from the coding sequence ATGGCCCTGATCCACTACATCACCCAGATCCAGATCGACTTCGGCGCGATCGGGCTGCTGGCCCAGGAATGCGAACGCATCGGCATCACGCGGCCGCTGGTGGTCACCGACGCCGGCGTCAAGGCCGCCGGCATCGTGCAGCGCGTGCTGGAGCAGCTGCGCCCCGGCTGCGAGGCGGTGATCTACGACGGCACGCCGTCCAACCCGACCGAAGCCGCCATGCGCGAGGCCATGCGCCTCTATAGCGAGTACCGTTGCGACGGCATCATCGCGGTGGGCGGCGGCTCGCCGATCGACCTGGCCAAGGGGGTGGCGGTCTGCGCCACCCACGACGGCCCGCTGCGCCAGTTCGCCGCGATCGAGGGCGGCGTGGCGAGGATCACGGCCGCCACCGCACCGGTGATCGCGATCCCCACCACGGCCGGCACCGGCAGCGAAGTCGGCCGCGGCGCCGTGCTGATCCTCGACGACGGCCGCAAGGTCGGCGTGCTGTCGCCCTACCTGGTGCCGCGCGTGGCGATCTGCGATCCTGAGCTGACGCTGGGCCTGCCGCCGATGCTGACGGCGGCCACCGGCATGGATGCCATCGCGCATTGCCTGGAAACCTTCATGGCGCCGGCCTTCAACCCGCCCGCCGACGGCATCGCGCTCGATGGCCTGCGCCGCGCCTGGCTGCATATCGAGCGCGCGCGCCGCGATCCGCAGGACCGTGCCGCGCGCCTGGCCATGATGAGCGCATCGATGCAGGGCGCGCTCGCTTTTCAGAAGGGGCTGGGCTGCGTGCACAGCCTGAGCCATGCGCTGGGCGGGCTGATGCCGACGCTGCACCACGGCACCCTGAACGCCGTGCTCCTGCCGGCGGTGATCCGCTTCAACGCCGGCGCGCCGTCGATGCAGGCCGATGACAAGCTGGCCCGCATCGCGCTGGCCATGGGACTATCCGAGGCCAGCGCCATCGCCCCGGCCATCACCGACATGAACCGGCGCCTGGGCCTGCCCGCCGGCCTGCGCGAGATGGGCGTCGATCCGGCCCTGTTCCCGCGCGTCATCGACTACGCGCTGGCCGACCACTGCCACAAGACCAACCCGCGCGAAGCCAGCGCCGAGGACTACCTGGCGCTGCTGCAGGCTTCGCTGTAA
- a CDS encoding Bug family tripartite tricarboxylate transporter substrate binding protein, with product MRRRTFLCAGAAALATPLAAWSQALPTGPIRIIVGFPPGGGTDVMARVIAQQLSALWRVPVIVENRPGAAGVVAAEYTARQAPDGTTLLMTNISNHAIAPSLYPKLGYSVEKDFTPLMLVGVTPNLLICHTGGRARSVADVVALCRSQPGKITFGSSGAGAAQHLALEMFKLRAGVDALHVPYRGSAPMLTDLIGGQIDFSFETMTSATPQIQGGKVVAIAQTRPRRAASYPNVPTLAESGFPGFDAGTWYGLVGPAGLPAPMVQRMNADLNKVLALPDVAGKLAGFGAEDGGGSAARFAQFIATERAKWARVVKDANVKV from the coding sequence ATGCGACGTCGCACCTTCCTGTGCGCGGGCGCGGCCGCCTTGGCCACGCCGCTGGCAGCCTGGTCCCAGGCACTGCCGACCGGCCCGATCCGCATCATCGTGGGGTTCCCGCCCGGCGGCGGCACCGACGTGATGGCGCGCGTGATCGCGCAGCAGCTCTCGGCGCTGTGGCGGGTGCCGGTCATCGTCGAGAACCGGCCTGGCGCCGCCGGCGTGGTCGCCGCCGAGTACACCGCGCGCCAGGCGCCGGACGGCACCACGCTGCTGATGACCAATATCAGCAACCATGCCATCGCGCCCAGCCTGTACCCGAAGCTGGGCTATTCGGTGGAGAAGGACTTCACCCCGCTCATGCTGGTCGGCGTCACGCCCAACCTGCTGATCTGCCATACCGGCGGGCGCGCGCGCTCGGTGGCCGACGTGGTCGCGCTGTGCCGCAGCCAGCCGGGCAAGATCACCTTCGGCTCGTCCGGCGCCGGCGCGGCGCAGCACCTGGCGCTGGAGATGTTCAAGCTGCGCGCCGGCGTGGATGCGCTGCACGTGCCGTATCGCGGCTCGGCGCCGATGCTGACCGACCTGATCGGAGGACAGATCGACTTCAGCTTCGAGACCATGACTTCCGCCACGCCGCAGATCCAGGGCGGCAAGGTGGTGGCGATCGCGCAAACGCGCCCGCGCCGCGCGGCCAGCTATCCCAACGTGCCCACGCTGGCGGAATCGGGTTTTCCCGGCTTCGATGCCGGCACCTGGTACGGGCTGGTCGGCCCCGCCGGGCTGCCCGCGCCCATGGTCCAGCGCATGAATGCAGACCTGAACAAGGTGCTGGCGCTGCCCGACGTGGCGGGCAAGCTTGCCGGCTTCGGTGCCGAGGACGGCGGCGGCAGCGCGGCGCGCTTCGCGCAGTTCATCGCCACGGAGCGCGCCAAGTGGGCGCGCGTGGTCAAGGACGCCAACGTGAAGGTGTGA
- a CDS encoding fumarylacetoacetate hydrolase family protein: MTRRISVEETLPRDADRALLVGRAWLPGPHGGPVTVVVRGAELFDITATAPTIAGLLALPDCAERVRQAGGPSLGPLQDWLDSTCAHGPDPAHRHLLAPNDLQVVKAAGVTFAASLVERVIEERARGDAASAAAVRESVSAILGTGLAAIRPGSPEAMRIKDVLVAQGLWSQYLEVGIGPDAEIFTKAAPLSSVGTGVDVGLHPASTWNNPEPEVVLAVSPRGEIVGAALGNDVNLRDFEGRSALLLGKAKDNNASCGIGPWIRLCDAHFGTDEIARTEIGLTIEGEDGFVLHGASAMTQISRSPRELVAHAMGAHHQYPDGMMLFCGTLFAPVQDRDAPGAGFTHHPGDRVSISAPRLGGLVNWVGTSDALPPWTFGIGALMASLAQRGLLHPPP; the protein is encoded by the coding sequence ATGACACGACGCATCTCGGTTGAGGAAACCCTGCCGCGCGACGCGGACCGCGCCTTGCTGGTGGGACGCGCGTGGCTGCCCGGCCCGCACGGCGGTCCCGTGACGGTCGTCGTGCGCGGCGCGGAGTTGTTCGATATCACGGCCACCGCGCCCACCATTGCCGGCCTGCTGGCGCTCCCTGACTGCGCCGAACGCGTGCGGCAGGCCGGCGGGCCTTCGCTGGGGCCGCTGCAAGACTGGCTCGACTCGACCTGCGCGCACGGGCCGGACCCGGCGCATCGCCACCTGCTGGCGCCCAACGACCTGCAGGTGGTCAAGGCCGCCGGCGTGACCTTTGCCGCCAGCCTGGTCGAGCGCGTGATCGAGGAGCGCGCGCGCGGCGACGCGGCCAGCGCCGCCGCGGTGCGCGAGAGCGTCAGCGCCATCCTCGGCACGGGCCTTGCCGCCATTCGCCCGGGTTCGCCCGAAGCCATGCGCATCAAGGATGTGCTGGTCGCGCAGGGATTGTGGTCGCAATACCTGGAAGTCGGCATCGGCCCGGACGCGGAGATCTTCACCAAGGCCGCGCCGCTGTCATCGGTGGGCACCGGCGTGGATGTCGGCCTGCATCCGGCATCGACCTGGAACAACCCCGAGCCGGAGGTGGTGCTGGCGGTCTCGCCGCGCGGCGAGATCGTCGGCGCGGCGCTGGGCAACGACGTCAACCTGCGCGACTTCGAAGGCCGCAGCGCACTGCTGCTGGGCAAGGCCAAGGACAACAACGCGTCCTGTGGCATCGGCCCGTGGATCCGGCTGTGCGATGCGCATTTCGGCACCGACGAGATCGCGCGTACCGAGATCGGCCTGACCATCGAAGGCGAAGATGGCTTCGTGCTGCATGGCGCCAGCGCGATGACGCAGATCAGCCGTTCGCCGCGGGAACTGGTGGCGCATGCGATGGGCGCGCACCACCAGTACCCCGACGGCATGATGCTGTTCTGCGGCACGCTGTTCGCGCCGGTGCAGGATCGCGACGCGCCCGGCGCCGGCTTTACCCATCACCCCGGCGACCGCGTCAGCATCTCCGCGCCGCGCCTCGGCGGCCTGGTGAACTGGGTCGGCACCAGCGACGCGCTGCCGCCGTGGACTTTCGGCATCGGCGCGCTGATGGCCAGCCTGGCCCAGCGCGGGCTGCTGCATCCGCCGCCCTGA
- a CDS encoding DctP family TRAP transporter solute-binding subunit, producing the protein MKHVIPHIVLAALLSVAGVAQAQAQTQAPVKLRFAHTVPETDSQHLAALAFSKKVRERTQGGVEIQVFANSQLGNDTTLVTGVRSGTIDIGATGNPFVTGLAPRLNVLDLPYQFEDGPSAYKVLDGPVGRSLLEELGAHRIKGLAFWEIGFRSLGNNKRPVNKAEDIRGLKIRTTPNPSHIKAFQLLGASPQPMPFAEVFGALESGAVDGQENPPTLMVSAKMYEVQKYVSMTRHAYTALVVLMNKAKFDGLRPEYQKVLLEEAASAATYQRKLNTDNEAAAIATLRARGVQVNEHPDNAGIRKVVREETRHLFVQKNGDAVLRAMDAQR; encoded by the coding sequence ATGAAACACGTTATCCCGCATATCGTGCTGGCAGCGCTATTGTCCGTTGCCGGCGTGGCACAGGCACAGGCACAGACGCAGGCACCGGTAAAGCTGCGCTTCGCCCATACCGTTCCGGAAACCGATTCGCAGCACCTGGCCGCGCTCGCCTTCAGCAAGAAGGTCAGGGAGCGCACCCAGGGCGGCGTCGAGATCCAGGTCTTTGCCAATAGCCAGCTCGGCAACGACACCACGCTGGTCACCGGCGTGCGCAGCGGCACCATCGATATCGGCGCCACCGGCAATCCCTTCGTCACCGGCCTGGCACCACGCCTGAACGTGCTCGACCTGCCCTACCAGTTCGAGGACGGCCCCTCGGCCTACAAGGTGCTGGACGGCCCGGTCGGCCGTTCATTGCTGGAAGAACTGGGCGCCCACCGCATCAAGGGCCTGGCCTTCTGGGAGATCGGCTTCCGCAGCCTGGGCAACAACAAGCGCCCGGTCAACAAGGCCGAGGACATCCGCGGCCTGAAGATCCGCACCACGCCCAACCCCTCGCATATCAAGGCCTTCCAGCTGCTGGGCGCGAGCCCGCAGCCGATGCCGTTCGCCGAGGTCTTCGGCGCGCTGGAATCCGGCGCGGTCGACGGCCAGGAGAATCCGCCCACGCTGATGGTCTCGGCCAAGATGTACGAGGTGCAGAAGTACGTGTCGATGACGCGCCATGCCTATACCGCGCTGGTGGTGCTGATGAACAAGGCGAAGTTCGACGGGCTCAGGCCCGAGTACCAGAAGGTACTGCTGGAAGAGGCCGCTTCCGCCGCCACCTACCAGCGCAAGCTCAACACCGACAACGAGGCCGCGGCCATCGCCACGCTGCGCGCCAGGGGCGTGCAGGTCAACGAGCATCCCGACAACGCCGGCATCCGCAAGGTGGTGCGCGAGGAGACGCGCCATCTGTTCGTGCAAAAAAACGGCGACGCCGTGCTGCGCGCCATGGACGCGCAGCGCTAG
- a CDS encoding amidohydrolase family protein — MSTSSTSSTSSASSTLPAAIVDSHHHLWRLGPARYPWLQERYDAAAFFLGDYTALRQDFAPADYLRQWDGLPLAASVHVEAERHADESVAETAWLHQVHARHGFPNAVVAHADFNSDTLADQLRAHQAFPLVRGVRCKPRTSRTADDSVRGQPGTLQDPRWQSGLQRLAEHGLAWDLRVPWWHLEEAAEAIAAVPGLDVVVEHTGLPWDRTEAGLSGWRRGLAALASLPGVHLKLSEFGLPGASWDRAGNAAVIRQALEIFGWQRCMFASNLPVSGLRASLHEIVNTVAAALEGLPNAAAHAVWHDNAMRFYRIGAPVASLR; from the coding sequence ATGTCCACCTCGTCCACCTCGTCCACCTCGTCCGCTTCGTCCACCTTGCCCGCCGCCATCGTCGATAGCCACCACCACCTGTGGCGCCTCGGCCCGGCACGCTATCCCTGGCTGCAGGAGCGTTATGACGCCGCAGCGTTTTTTCTTGGCGACTACACCGCGCTGCGGCAGGACTTCGCTCCTGCCGACTACCTGCGCCAGTGGGACGGCCTGCCCCTGGCCGCCAGCGTCCACGTGGAAGCCGAGCGGCATGCCGACGAATCGGTGGCCGAGACCGCATGGCTGCATCAGGTACACGCGCGCCACGGCTTTCCCAACGCGGTGGTGGCGCATGCCGACTTCAACAGCGACACGCTGGCGGACCAGCTGCGCGCGCACCAGGCCTTCCCGCTGGTGCGGGGCGTGCGGTGCAAGCCGCGCACCAGCCGGACGGCGGATGACAGCGTGCGCGGGCAGCCCGGCACGCTGCAGGACCCGCGCTGGCAGTCCGGGCTGCAGCGGCTGGCCGAGCACGGCCTGGCGTGGGACCTGCGGGTGCCGTGGTGGCACCTGGAGGAAGCCGCCGAGGCGATCGCCGCGGTGCCGGGGCTCGACGTGGTGGTGGAACACACCGGCCTGCCGTGGGACCGCACCGAAGCCGGCCTGTCCGGCTGGCGCCGCGGGCTGGCGGCGCTGGCCAGCCTGCCCGGGGTGCACCTGAAGCTGTCCGAGTTCGGCTTGCCGGGCGCGTCGTGGGATCGCGCCGGCAATGCCGCCGTCATCCGCCAGGCGCTGGAGATCTTCGGCTGGCAGCGCTGCATGTTCGCCAGCAACCTGCCCGTGTCGGGGCTGCGCGCATCGCTGCATGAAATCGTCAATACCGTAGCCGCCGCGCTGGAAGGCCTGCCCAACGCCGCCGCGCACGCGGTGTGGCACGACAACGCCATGCGCTTTTACAGGATCGGGGCGCCCGTGGCGAGCCTGCGCTGA
- a CDS encoding TRAP transporter small permease: MNRITLRLVQGAMVAMMAAMIVLVFGNVVLRYVFNSGIAFSEEASRFIFMWLTLTGALLVMHDKAHLGMSTVVSRLGETGQRACRLLADAGALACCLLLAHGAWQLVAIGMDDRAPVTGVPLGVVYACLLVCSVGMAAMLLHGLWRLASGRMAQHELVPQSGASGE; the protein is encoded by the coding sequence ATGAACCGAATTACGCTGCGCCTGGTCCAGGGCGCGATGGTCGCCATGATGGCCGCCATGATCGTGCTGGTCTTCGGCAACGTGGTCCTGCGCTACGTCTTCAATTCCGGCATTGCCTTCTCCGAGGAAGCCTCGCGCTTCATCTTCATGTGGCTGACGCTGACCGGCGCCCTGCTGGTGATGCATGACAAGGCCCACCTGGGGATGTCCACCGTGGTGTCGCGGCTGGGCGAGACCGGGCAGCGTGCCTGCCGGCTGCTCGCCGACGCGGGCGCCCTGGCCTGCTGCCTGCTGCTGGCCCATGGCGCCTGGCAGCTGGTGGCGATCGGCATGGACGACCGCGCGCCCGTCACCGGCGTGCCGCTGGGCGTGGTCTATGCCTGCCTGCTGGTGTGCAGCGTGGGCATGGCGGCGATGCTGCTGCACGGGCTGTGGCGCCTCGCCAGCGGCCGCATGGCACAGCATGAACTGGTGCCGCAGTCCGGCGCCTCCGGCGAATAA
- a CDS encoding alpha-hydroxy acid oxidase, with translation MSSLSDINEIEDLRRLARQRVPRMFYEYADSGSWTESTYRANQREFGNILLRQRVAVNIGERRLATRMLGQDVAMPVAIAPTGLAGMQHADGEILAARAARDFGVPFTLSTVSICSIEDVAEATGGHPFWFQLYVMRDRAFVERLMDRARAAGCPALVLTLDLPVSAQRHKDLRNGLSAPPRLTPWNLLNMMGKPRWCLGMLGTRRRTFGNIIGHVRGVDDMSSLADWSSRQYDPTLDWDDVAWIRRRWPGKLVLKGIQDVEDARLACQSGADALIVSNHGGRQLDGAPASIRALPAIAQAVGERIEVHMDGGIRSGQDVLKAVALGARGVYIGRPMLYGLGAMGQAGVTRALEIIRKELDLTMAFCGHTDIRAVGTDILLPPHPPAS, from the coding sequence ATGTCATCCCTCAGCGATATCAACGAGATCGAGGACCTGCGCCGGCTCGCCCGGCAGCGGGTGCCGCGCATGTTCTATGAATACGCCGACTCCGGTTCGTGGACCGAGTCCACCTACCGCGCCAACCAGCGCGAATTCGGCAACATCCTGCTGCGCCAGCGCGTGGCCGTAAATATCGGCGAGCGCCGCCTCGCCACGCGGATGCTGGGCCAGGACGTCGCCATGCCGGTGGCGATCGCCCCGACGGGGCTGGCCGGCATGCAGCACGCCGACGGCGAGATCCTGGCCGCCCGCGCCGCGCGCGATTTCGGCGTGCCGTTCACGCTGTCCACGGTCAGCATCTGCTCGATCGAGGACGTGGCCGAGGCCACCGGCGGGCATCCGTTCTGGTTCCAGCTCTATGTGATGCGCGACCGCGCCTTCGTCGAACGCCTGATGGACCGCGCCCGCGCCGCGGGCTGCCCGGCGCTGGTGCTGACGCTGGACCTGCCGGTCAGCGCGCAGCGCCACAAGGACCTGCGCAACGGCCTGTCGGCGCCGCCGCGGCTGACGCCGTGGAACCTGCTCAACATGATGGGCAAGCCGCGCTGGTGCCTGGGCATGCTGGGCACGCGCCGCCGCACCTTCGGCAACATCATCGGCCATGTGCGGGGCGTCGACGACATGAGCTCGCTGGCCGACTGGTCGAGCCGCCAGTACGACCCGACGCTGGACTGGGACGACGTGGCATGGATCCGCCGCCGCTGGCCCGGCAAGCTGGTGCTCAAGGGCATCCAGGATGTCGAGGATGCGCGGCTGGCGTGCCAGTCGGGCGCGGACGCGCTGATCGTGTCAAACCACGGCGGCCGCCAGCTCGACGGCGCGCCGGCATCGATCCGCGCCCTGCCCGCCATCGCGCAAGCCGTGGGCGAGCGCATCGAAGTCCATATGGATGGCGGCATCCGCTCCGGGCAGGACGTGTTGAAGGCGGTCGCGCTCGGCGCCCGTGGCGTCTATATCGGCCGGCCGATGCTGTATGGGCTGGGCGCCATGGGACAGGCCGGCGTGACGCGCGCGCTGGAGATCATCCGCAAGGAACTCGACCTGACCATGGCCTTCTGCGGCCACACCGACATCCGCGCGGTCGGCACGGACATCCTGCTGCCGCCGCATCCGCCCGCCTCGTAG
- a CDS encoding PPC domain-containing DNA-binding protein: MMILRKTLRARQALATFAAATAVGAAALMPAAAAAQPAPSAECKAALDARAQNPNYPRDSVPRYIKTPTGYLLVLRMGDNVFEQIEAFAICEKVPSASLSAIGFANVTFGFWDAAKKQFNPRTFRNVEMASIVGSLAWKEGKPSIHAHGVAGDSSFDTYGGHILSMEVGTGSLEVTVVTHPRRLERATDPRIGANVLGLHDTH, translated from the coding sequence ATGATGATCCTTCGCAAGACCCTGCGCGCCCGCCAGGCGCTCGCCACGTTCGCAGCGGCCACCGCCGTCGGCGCCGCCGCCCTGATGCCCGCCGCAGCCGCGGCGCAGCCGGCGCCATCCGCCGAATGCAAGGCGGCTCTGGACGCCCGTGCCCAGAACCCCAACTACCCGCGCGACAGCGTGCCGCGCTACATCAAGACCCCCACCGGCTACCTGCTGGTGCTGCGCATGGGCGACAACGTGTTCGAGCAGATCGAAGCCTTTGCCATCTGCGAGAAGGTGCCCAGCGCGAGCCTGTCCGCGATCGGCTTCGCCAACGTCACGTTCGGCTTCTGGGATGCCGCGAAGAAGCAGTTCAACCCGCGCACCTTCCGCAACGTGGAGATGGCCAGCATCGTCGGCAGCCTGGCGTGGAAGGAAGGCAAGCCGTCGATCCATGCGCATGGCGTGGCCGGTGACAGCAGCTTCGACACGTACGGCGGCCATATCCTGTCGATGGAGGTCGGCACCGGATCACTGGAGGTAACGGTCGTCACGCATCCACGGCGACTTGAACGTGCGACTGATCCGCGTATCGGTGCCAATGTGCTGGGATTGCACGATACGCACTAG
- the guaA gene encoding glutamine-hydrolyzing GMP synthase has protein sequence MHDKILILDFGSQVTQLIARRVREAHVYCEIHPNDVSDAFVREFAPKAIILSGSHASTYEDHQLRAPQAVWDLGVPVLGICYGMQTMAVQLGGKVEWSDHREFGYAEMRAHGHTELLKDIEDFRTPEGHGMLKVWMSHGDKVTGLPPGFKLMASTPSCPIAGMADETRHYYAVQFHPEVTHTVKGRQMLERFVLQIAGCKPDWVMRDHIEEAVAKIREQVGDEEVILGLSGGVDSSVAAALIHRAIGDQLTCVFVDHGLLRQDEGKLVMEMFVGRLHAKVVHVDASEQFLGHLAGVTDPEQKRKIIGREFVEVFQAEARKLTNAKWLAQGTIYPDVVESGGTKTKKATTIKSHHNVGGLPETLGLKLLEPLRDLFKDEVRELGVELGLPPEMVYRHPFPGPGLGVRILGEVKRDYADLLRRADAIFIEELRKTIATEHDAAAGLCEPEQVGKSWYDLTSQAFAVFLPVKSVGVMGDGRTYDYVVALRAVQTTDFMTAHWAHLPYALLGRCSNRIINEVRGLNRVVYDVSGKPPATIEWE, from the coding sequence ATGCACGACAAAATCCTCATTCTTGATTTCGGCTCGCAGGTCACGCAACTGATCGCGCGGCGCGTCCGCGAGGCGCACGTCTATTGCGAAATCCATCCGAACGACGTCAGCGACGCGTTCGTGCGCGAATTCGCTCCCAAGGCGATCATCCTGTCCGGCAGCCACGCCAGCACCTATGAAGACCACCAGCTGCGCGCGCCGCAGGCGGTGTGGGACCTGGGCGTGCCGGTGCTGGGCATCTGCTACGGCATGCAGACCATGGCGGTGCAGCTGGGCGGCAAGGTCGAGTGGAGCGACCATCGCGAATTCGGCTACGCCGAGATGCGCGCCCACGGCCATACCGAGCTGCTCAAGGACATCGAGGACTTCCGCACGCCGGAAGGCCACGGCATGCTCAAGGTGTGGATGAGCCATGGCGACAAGGTCACCGGCCTGCCGCCCGGCTTCAAGCTGATGGCCTCCACGCCGAGCTGCCCGATCGCCGGCATGGCCGACGAGACGCGCCACTACTACGCCGTGCAGTTCCACCCCGAGGTCACGCACACCGTCAAGGGCCGCCAGATGCTGGAGCGCTTCGTGCTGCAGATCGCCGGCTGCAAGCCTGACTGGGTCATGCGCGACCATATCGAGGAAGCGGTCGCCAAGATCCGCGAGCAGGTCGGCGATGAGGAAGTCATCCTGGGCCTGTCCGGCGGCGTCGATTCGTCGGTGGCCGCGGCGCTGATTCATCGCGCCATCGGCGACCAGCTCACCTGCGTGTTCGTCGACCACGGCCTGCTGCGCCAGGACGAAGGCAAGCTGGTGATGGAAATGTTCGTCGGCCGCCTGCACGCCAAGGTGGTCCATGTCGACGCCTCCGAGCAGTTCCTCGGCCACCTGGCCGGCGTGACCGACCCCGAGCAGAAGCGCAAGATCATCGGCCGCGAATTCGTCGAGGTGTTCCAGGCCGAGGCCCGCAAGCTGACCAACGCCAAGTGGCTGGCGCAGGGCACCATCTACCCGGACGTGGTCGAGTCGGGGGGCACCAAGACCAAGAAGGCCACCACCATCAAGAGCCACCACAACGTCGGCGGCCTGCCCGAGACGCTGGGCCTGAAACTGCTCGAACCGCTGCGCGACCTGTTCAAGGACGAAGTGCGCGAGCTGGGCGTGGAGCTGGGCCTGCCGCCCGAGATGGTCTACCGCCACCCGTTCCCGGGCCCGGGCCTGGGCGTGCGCATCCTTGGCGAAGTCAAGCGCGACTACGCCGACCTGCTGCGCCGCGCCGATGCCATCTTCATCGAAGAACTGCGCAAGACCATCGCCACCGAGCACGACGCCGCCGCGGGCCTGTGCGAACCCGAACAGGTCGGCAAGAGCTGGTACGACCTGACCAGCCAGGCCTTCGCCGTGTTCCTGCCGGTCAAGTCCGTCGGCGTGATGGGCGACGGCCGCACCTACGACTACGTCGTCGCGCTGCGCGCGGTGCAGACAACCGACTTCATGACCGCGCACTGGGCGCACCTGCCGTATGCGCTGCTGGGCCGCTGCTCGAACCGCATCATCAACGAAGTCCGGGGTTTGAACCGGGTCGTGTATGACGTGTCGGGGAAGCCGCCGGCGACGATCGAGTGGGAGTGA